The genomic window TCTTTATCCTCTTTTGGTTCTTaatggaaattaaaaaagaaaaagataataataacaatgaaaaaaaaaagataataataataattaaaaaaaattggtacatttccataaaaagaaaaataaattacagtATATTTACGGTTTTACGAGATctattgtgtttttctttaGGATCAAAACTGATGTTTATGAAAGGTCCTTTGGCGCGGCTGTTTTATAATATCAGTCTGACGACCAgaccaaaagaaagaagatttgtCTGTAATATAGTTTTGTCCGGATCAATCTTCACAAAAAACAACACATGATCAATCCGCTAATCAAAGTGAAGATCTGGTTGTTGGATTGTAACGCTCCACCAAAACaataagaggaggaagaagacgaaggagtCTGGATCACGCTCGTTGCCAGACGCGCCGGATCAATCCTCACGAGAACACATAATCAACAATCAGGTAACCCATCAATCAATCAATGAAAGGAAGATCATGTTGTAGTGAATTGGAATCGACGATGATGTCCGATTGCAACCCTCTACCTAACAACaataagaggaggaggaggaagacgaagGAGTCTGGATTACAGTTGTTGCCAGACGCGGTGACTTTGAGCTGCCTGGCTCTGGTGTCAAGACTGGACCACGCTGCCTTATCTCTCGTCTCCAAGAGATACCGCTCTCTCGTGGCTTCCCCTGAGCTCTGCCGCACGAGATGGCTGACTGGTTGCACCGAGGCGTCTTTCTACGTCTGCTTACGCATTCTTCCTGACCCAAGCCCACGCTGGTTCATCCTCACTCCTAACCGTCGGCTCAGTCCGATCCCCTCAAACCCCTATTAGGCTCCCCATTCATCCTCTTTCGTGGTGGTGGATTCGGGGATCTATGTAATTGGTGGGATCATAAACGGCAAACGCACTCGGGATGTCTCTTTCCTTGATTGTTTCTCTCACACATGGCGTCGCGTCCCTGCCATGAAGATGGCTCGTGCTTCCGCATCGGCAAGCCTGGTACACGGGAAGATATATGTGTTTGGTGGGTACGACGATTACAGTAATAATAATTCAACTTGGGCAGAGGTATTTGATCCAAATACCCAAACTTGGGGTCCCGTAACTTGGGACCACCAAAAGAAATTAACAGTCTACCAAAAGTGTAGTGATACATGGGAAGAGGATTTACGCATTAGATGAGAATAATCAAAGCTTCACCCTTTTGCCAAGTGGATGTTCATTCTCCACGAGTCTGGGAAATATAGATAATAACAAGGTAGGATATAGAAAAGATTGGTGTGTCATTGGAAAACTGTTATTCTCTTGTGCTACTTACAGAATCATAGTGTGGTGTGAGCCAGATAGCGACTTTAAttggaagaaggtgaagggTTTGGAAGAGCTGCACAATCTCCTCTTTTGTTCCAGACACATCATCGGTACAACCACCAAATTC from Camelina sativa cultivar DH55 unplaced genomic scaffold, Cs unpScaffold01677, whole genome shotgun sequence includes these protein-coding regions:
- the LOC109131667 gene encoding putative F-box protein At4g05620 gives rise to the protein MMSDCNPLPNNNKRRRRKTKESGLQLLPDAVTLSCLALVSRLDHAALSLVSKRYRSLVASPELCRTRWLTGCTEASFYVCLRILPDPSPRWFILTPNRRLSPIPSNPY
- the LOC109131668 gene encoding LOW QUALITY PROTEIN: putative F-box/kelch-repeat protein At3g24610 (The sequence of the model RefSeq protein was modified relative to this genomic sequence to represent the inferred CDS: deleted 1 base in 1 codon; substituted 2 bases at 2 genomic stop codons): MKMARASASASLVHGKIYVFGGYDDYSNNNSTWAEVFDPNTQTWGPXLGTTKRNXQSTKSVVIHGKRIYALDENNQSFTLLPSGCSFSTSLGNIDNNKVGYRKDWCVIGKLLFSCATYRIIVWCEPDSDFNWKKVKGLEELHNLLFCSRHIIGTTTKFRFRYEIIKLCTNSAGNIVIFWIALLEDPESLELWSAEICLETRHDSQLEVWGKIVWSGVIFKLDPLSHSYGFNLLFSGSVLV